From Aestuariirhabdus haliotis, one genomic window encodes:
- a CDS encoding AMP-binding protein produces the protein MSQNFWTDKYPEGIAPEISTDPYRSIIDVLDESCRKYADKPAFTNMGKTISYQELYELSGNFAAYLQNHTELKPGDRIAVQMPNLIQFPIAVFGAMRAGMVVVNTNPLYTAREMEHQFNDSGAKALVVLANMAALAEEVIPKTGIKHVIVTEVGDMQPTFKRILVNTVVKHVKKMVPAFSLKQAVPFTRVMKQGAEVTFTPVTTDFEDVAVLQYTGGTTGVAKGAMLTHRNIVSNMVQAKALMGSEMEDGELAVAPLPLYHIYAFTFHCMVMMITGGHNLLITNPRDLPAFVKELNNYKFSIFVGLNTLFVGLCNNANFRQLDFSSLKATFSGGMALQLATADTWHKVTGCEIFEGFGMTETSPIATINPQTANQVGTIGIPVPSTELKLIDEEGNDVAFGGVGELCVRGPQVMKGYWQRPEATAETITEDGWLKTGDIATIQEDGYVKIVDRKKDMIVVSGFNVYPNELEDVLAKHPDVTQCAAIGVPDDKTGEAIKVFAVSTNPQLDKDAIIAYFRENVTGYKVPRQVEFRDELPTTNVGKILRRELRDEELSKIKAAS, from the coding sequence ATGAGTCAAAACTTCTGGACGGATAAGTACCCTGAAGGGATTGCCCCGGAGATCAGTACAGATCCCTACCGGTCTATCATCGATGTGCTCGATGAGTCGTGCCGAAAGTATGCAGACAAGCCTGCCTTCACCAATATGGGCAAGACCATCAGCTACCAGGAGTTATACGAACTCAGTGGCAATTTTGCTGCTTACCTGCAAAATCACACCGAGCTGAAGCCCGGCGATCGTATCGCTGTCCAGATGCCGAACCTGATTCAGTTTCCAATTGCGGTATTTGGCGCTATGCGTGCCGGTATGGTGGTGGTCAATACCAACCCCCTGTATACCGCGCGTGAGATGGAGCACCAGTTCAACGATTCCGGAGCCAAGGCTCTGGTCGTGCTGGCCAATATGGCGGCATTGGCGGAAGAGGTGATTCCCAAAACGGGTATCAAGCATGTGATAGTTACTGAGGTTGGCGATATGCAGCCAACCTTCAAACGTATCCTGGTCAATACTGTCGTCAAACACGTCAAGAAAATGGTTCCTGCCTTTTCCCTGAAACAGGCCGTGCCTTTTACCCGTGTTATGAAGCAGGGTGCCGAAGTCACGTTTACACCCGTGACGACTGACTTTGAAGATGTGGCCGTACTTCAGTATACCGGTGGCACAACTGGCGTGGCCAAGGGCGCCATGCTGACTCATCGCAACATCGTGTCCAATATGGTGCAGGCCAAGGCCTTGATGGGCAGTGAGATGGAAGATGGCGAGCTGGCGGTTGCACCGTTGCCCTTGTACCACATCTACGCGTTTACCTTCCATTGCATGGTGATGATGATCACCGGTGGTCACAACCTGCTGATCACCAATCCTCGGGATCTGCCCGCGTTTGTGAAAGAGCTCAATAACTACAAGTTCAGTATATTTGTTGGCCTTAACACATTGTTTGTCGGTTTGTGCAATAACGCCAATTTCCGCCAGCTTGATTTCTCTTCCCTCAAGGCGACCTTCTCGGGTGGCATGGCCTTGCAGCTGGCGACAGCAGACACTTGGCATAAGGTTACTGGCTGTGAAATTTTTGAAGGATTTGGTATGACGGAGACCTCTCCCATTGCCACCATCAACCCTCAGACAGCCAATCAGGTGGGTACTATAGGTATTCCGGTACCCTCCACCGAATTGAAACTGATTGATGAGGAGGGCAATGATGTCGCTTTTGGTGGCGTTGGCGAGCTCTGCGTGCGTGGTCCTCAGGTAATGAAAGGTTACTGGCAGCGTCCGGAAGCCACGGCTGAAACCATCACAGAAGATGGTTGGTTAAAAACCGGTGATATCGCTACCATTCAGGAAGATGGTTACGTCAAGATCGTTGACCGCAAAAAGGATATGATTGTCGTTTCCGGTTTCAACGTTTATCCGAACGAGCTGGAAGATGTATTGGCCAAGCACCCCGACGTGACCCAGTGTGCTGCTATTGGTGTACCGGATGACAAAACCGGTGAGGCGATCAAGGTGTTTGCGGTCTCAACCAATCCCCAGCTGGATAAAGACGCTATCATTGCCTATTTCCGTGAAAACGTGACCGGTTATAAAGTGCCACGTCAGGTTGAATTCCGCGATGAGCTGCCAACCACCAATGTGGGTAAGATTCTTCGTCGCGAATTGCGTGATGAGGAGCTGAGCAAAATCAAAGCCGCCAGTTAA
- a CDS encoding alpha/beta hydrolase — translation MTWHATSLNATDQHSIPVFSWDPPSNPKGVIQITHGMAEHSQRYAALAAELQGAGFVVITHDHRGHGLAAQPQGHFCDSDGWERVCDDLRQVHQWAQRQFPDLPLILLGHSMGSYISLGYLMRNPLPLAGCVLSGSNYGSPALYRLARMIARIERWRLGPSAPSKVMDRLGFGAFNRAFKPNRTEFDWLSRDPDQVDRYIADPLCGFPCSAQLWIDMLGGLLEITDPAQLANVPNIPLHVIGGSRDPVSAPNGLPDLFKALNSDQRDRVSLKLYEEARHELLNESNRDEVINELLQWIGTTLEDSKQASTPST, via the coding sequence ATGACCTGGCACGCAACCTCATTGAACGCCACCGATCAACACAGTATTCCAGTATTTTCATGGGACCCTCCGAGCAACCCCAAGGGAGTCATTCAAATCACCCATGGCATGGCCGAACACAGCCAGCGTTATGCGGCCTTGGCCGCAGAACTTCAGGGTGCCGGGTTTGTTGTCATCACTCATGACCACCGCGGCCATGGTCTGGCGGCTCAGCCTCAAGGGCATTTCTGCGACAGTGATGGCTGGGAACGGGTCTGCGATGATTTGAGACAGGTTCATCAATGGGCTCAACGGCAGTTCCCTGACTTGCCGTTGATTCTGCTGGGTCACAGCATGGGCTCCTATATCAGCCTGGGCTATCTGATGCGAAACCCGCTGCCCCTCGCTGGCTGTGTGCTTTCTGGCTCCAATTATGGCTCGCCTGCTCTTTACAGGCTGGCCAGGATGATTGCCCGTATCGAAAGGTGGCGCCTGGGGCCATCCGCCCCCAGCAAGGTGATGGACCGACTCGGATTCGGCGCTTTCAATCGGGCCTTTAAACCCAACCGGACGGAGTTTGACTGGCTATCGAGGGATCCGGATCAGGTGGATCGCTACATCGCTGACCCTCTGTGCGGTTTTCCCTGCAGTGCACAACTCTGGATCGACATGCTGGGAGGTCTACTGGAGATTACCGATCCCGCCCAACTGGCCAATGTACCCAACATTCCCTTGCATGTTATTGGAGGAAGTCGCGACCCGGTCAGCGCCCCCAACGGACTACCCGATCTATTCAAAGCCTTAAACAGCGATCAAAGAGACCGGGTGTCACTGAAACTCTATGAAGAGGCTCGTCATGAACTCCTCAACGAGTCTAACCGGGACGAAGTCATTAACGAACTGCTGCAATGGATTGGCACAACGCTGGAAGATTCAAAGCAAGCTTCAACGCCATCCACTTGA
- a CDS encoding MaoC/PaaZ C-terminal domain-containing protein, whose amino-acid sequence MKTLTNYTFEELEIGSSATFERTLEERDLVLFAAVSGDVNPLHLDPEFASTTQFGERIAHGAWSGSLISAALANVMPGPGTVYLGQNLKFQRPVKLGDRLTVQLEVKEKKERRHQVTFITQVVNQDGKTVVSGEAQVMAPTEKMTLEAPVLPAISIG is encoded by the coding sequence GTGAAGACGCTAACTAACTACACCTTTGAGGAACTGGAGATCGGCTCCAGCGCCACTTTCGAGCGCACCCTGGAAGAACGGGATCTGGTCCTCTTTGCCGCAGTTTCTGGCGATGTTAATCCCCTGCACCTGGATCCGGAGTTTGCCAGCACGACCCAGTTTGGGGAGCGAATTGCCCACGGCGCCTGGTCCGGCTCCCTGATTTCAGCCGCCCTTGCTAACGTTATGCCCGGACCGGGTACTGTCTATCTGGGACAAAATCTGAAATTTCAGCGTCCGGTCAAGCTCGGAGATCGCTTAACCGTTCAGCTTGAAGTGAAAGAAAAAAAGGAGCGGCGCCACCAGGTGACTTTCATAACCCAAGTGGTCAACCAGGACGGAAAAACCGTGGTCAGTGGCGAAGCCCAGGTCATGGCCCCAACGGAAAAAATGACACTCGAGGCACCCGTGCTGCCAGCGATTAGCATTGGCTAG
- the rraA gene encoding ribonuclease E activity regulator RraA — MQYVTPDLCDAYPELIEAADPIFTNYGGKRSFGGQIVTVKCFEDNSKVKQLVDTDGQGKVMVVDAGGSMRRACLGDMLAEKAAANGWQGIIMYGCIRDVDVIAETDIGVQALGVHPMKTDKRDIGDVDIPVTFAGLTFCPGDYLYADNNGIVVSPEPLTMPE, encoded by the coding sequence GTGCAGTACGTAACCCCCGATTTGTGCGATGCCTACCCGGAATTGATTGAAGCTGCGGATCCTATTTTTACCAACTATGGCGGTAAGCGCTCCTTTGGTGGCCAGATCGTTACCGTGAAATGTTTCGAAGACAATTCCAAGGTCAAACAGCTGGTTGATACCGATGGTCAGGGTAAGGTGATGGTCGTAGATGCCGGTGGTTCTATGCGCCGGGCTTGCCTGGGTGACATGCTGGCGGAAAAAGCCGCTGCTAACGGCTGGCAGGGTATTATCATGTATGGCTGCATTCGCGATGTTGATGTGATCGCGGAGACGGATATTGGTGTGCAAGCGCTCGGTGTTCATCCCATGAAAACCGACAAGCGGGATATCGGTGATGTGGATATTCCGGTCACTTTCGCCGGTTTGACCTTCTGCCCGGGAGACTACCTCTACGCCGACAATAACGGCATTGTGGTTTCGCCTGAACCCTTGACGATGCCGGAGTAA
- the ppsA gene encoding phosphoenolpyruvate synthase, which produces MTDYVLALQTVGANDVEIVGGKNASLGEMISNLSNAGVSVPGGFATTADAYREFLENSGLNQRIHDLLDELDVEDVNALADAGAKIRSWIMDQPFQPELEQAIQTAFSALQDGNDNLAVAVRSSATAEDLPDASFAGQQETFLNIRGFDNVIHAVKEVFASLFNDRAIAYRVHQGFDHRLVALSAGIQRMVRSETGAAGVLFTLDTESGFRDVVFITGAYGLGETVVQGAVNPDEFYVHKPTLEAKRPAILRRNLGSKAIKMVYGAEACAGRSVDTVDVDEADRLRFCITDAEVEELSRQALIIERHYGRPMDVEWARDGDDGQLYIVQARPETVKSRSHAATMERYLLKERGSVLVEGRSIGQRIGSGPVKIINDLSQMDRVQPGDVLVTDMTDPDWEPIMKRASAIVTDRGGRTCHAAIIARELGIPAVVGCGDATDKLSDGQPVTVSCAEGDTGLIYEGQLSFDIRKNSVDSMPELPFKIMMNVGNPDRAFDFQAIPNEGVGLARLEFIINRMIGVHPKALLNYEALPADIKANVDSRIAGYPDPVEFYVEKLVEGVSTIAAAFAPKKVIVRLSDFKSNEYANLVGGRLYEPEEENPMLGFRGASRYISDSFRDCFALECRAMKRVRDEMGLTNVELMVPFVRTVGEAKRVVELLEEQGLKRGENGLRLIMMCELPANALLAEQFLEYFDGFSIGSNDMTQLTLGLDRDSGIIAHLFDERNEAVKALLANAIAACKKADKYIGICGQGPSDHPDLAKWLMEQGIDTVSLNPDSVMETWFYLADKELA; this is translated from the coding sequence TTGACCGATTATGTACTAGCTTTGCAGACTGTTGGTGCCAACGACGTAGAAATCGTCGGTGGCAAGAATGCTTCTCTGGGAGAGATGATCAGTAACCTGTCGAATGCGGGGGTCAGTGTCCCCGGCGGTTTTGCCACGACAGCAGATGCTTACCGTGAATTTCTCGAAAATAGTGGGCTTAACCAACGTATCCATGATCTGCTCGACGAGCTGGATGTTGAAGACGTAAATGCACTGGCTGATGCCGGAGCCAAAATTCGCAGTTGGATCATGGACCAGCCGTTTCAGCCCGAGCTGGAACAGGCCATCCAAACCGCTTTCAGCGCGTTGCAAGACGGGAATGACAACCTGGCCGTAGCGGTTCGCTCCTCGGCCACCGCGGAAGACCTGCCCGATGCCTCCTTTGCCGGTCAGCAGGAAACTTTCCTTAATATTCGCGGCTTCGACAATGTGATTCACGCGGTCAAGGAGGTGTTTGCCTCCCTGTTCAATGACCGTGCGATTGCCTATCGCGTTCACCAGGGCTTCGACCATCGATTGGTGGCGTTGTCTGCGGGTATTCAGCGTATGGTTCGCAGTGAAACCGGGGCGGCTGGCGTACTCTTTACCCTTGATACCGAATCGGGTTTCCGGGACGTGGTCTTTATTACCGGCGCCTACGGCTTGGGCGAGACGGTAGTGCAGGGGGCCGTTAACCCGGATGAGTTCTATGTTCATAAACCCACATTGGAAGCGAAGCGTCCAGCCATTTTACGGCGTAATCTGGGCAGCAAAGCGATCAAGATGGTGTATGGCGCTGAGGCCTGTGCCGGGCGCTCCGTTGACACCGTCGATGTTGATGAAGCCGATCGACTGCGTTTTTGCATCACCGATGCCGAAGTGGAAGAGTTGTCTCGCCAGGCTCTGATCATCGAACGTCATTACGGCCGGCCAATGGATGTGGAATGGGCTCGCGATGGCGATGATGGTCAGCTCTATATTGTTCAGGCGCGTCCGGAAACCGTTAAAAGTCGCAGCCATGCGGCCACCATGGAGCGTTATCTGCTAAAAGAGCGCGGCTCTGTGCTGGTCGAGGGACGTAGCATTGGTCAGCGCATCGGCAGTGGTCCGGTTAAGATTATCAATGATTTGAGCCAGATGGACCGAGTGCAGCCGGGAGATGTTCTGGTCACTGATATGACGGATCCTGACTGGGAACCGATCATGAAGCGCGCTTCAGCAATCGTCACCGATCGCGGTGGGCGTACCTGCCATGCGGCTATTATCGCCCGAGAGCTGGGCATCCCGGCGGTGGTTGGTTGCGGCGATGCGACTGACAAGCTGTCTGATGGACAACCGGTCACGGTGTCCTGTGCCGAGGGTGACACTGGTCTGATTTATGAGGGACAACTGTCCTTTGATATACGCAAAAACAGTGTCGATTCGATGCCCGAGTTGCCCTTCAAAATTATGATGAATGTGGGCAACCCGGACCGCGCCTTTGATTTTCAGGCGATACCCAATGAAGGGGTCGGTTTGGCGCGATTGGAATTCATTATCAACCGTATGATTGGCGTGCACCCCAAGGCTTTGCTCAACTACGAAGCGTTGCCCGCCGACATCAAAGCGAATGTAGATAGTCGAATTGCAGGATACCCCGACCCTGTCGAATTCTACGTTGAAAAGCTGGTAGAGGGTGTTTCGACCATTGCCGCGGCCTTTGCGCCCAAGAAAGTCATCGTTCGTCTCTCTGACTTTAAATCCAATGAGTACGCTAATTTGGTGGGTGGTCGCCTGTACGAGCCGGAAGAGGAAAATCCGATGCTCGGATTCCGCGGCGCTTCTCGTTATATCTCTGACAGCTTCCGCGATTGCTTCGCACTCGAATGTCGTGCCATGAAACGGGTTCGTGACGAGATGGGGTTAACCAATGTTGAACTGATGGTGCCCTTTGTACGCACGGTCGGTGAGGCCAAACGCGTTGTCGAACTGCTGGAAGAGCAGGGTCTGAAGCGTGGTGAGAACGGCTTGCGCCTGATCATGATGTGCGAGCTGCCCGCTAACGCCTTACTGGCCGAGCAATTCCTGGAATATTTCGATGGCTTCTCCATCGGTTCCAATGATATGACCCAGCTGACTCTGGGCCTCGATCGGGATTCCGGCATCATCGCCCATCTGTTTGATGAGCGTAACGAAGCCGTAAAAGCCCTGTTGGCCAATGCCATCGCTGCCTGCAAGAAAGCAGATAAATACATTGGAATTTGCGGGCAGGGTCCTTCGGATCACCCCGACCTGGCCAAGTGGTTGATGGAGCAGGGAATCGATACGGTATCCCTGAATCCGGATTCGGTGATGGAAACCTGGTTCTATCTGGCGGACAAAGAATTAGCTTGA
- the ppsR gene encoding posphoenolpyruvate synthetase regulatory kinase/phosphorylase PpsR: protein MKRHVYFISDGTGITAESFGQSLLAQFDHVEFDRETLPYIDTPEKATAVVEQINESAAQQDITPLVFSTIIDEKISEIVSKANARHQDIFATFLGPLEKELQIHSSHAIGKKRKIDANTQYSKRMDAVHFALDNDDGARTRHYDKADIILIGVSRCGKTPTCLYLALQFGIRAANYPITEEDMEDFKLPSALLPFRDKLFGLTIEPERLIAIRSERRPNSRYSSPRQCQLEVAEVERLLNKERISCINTTHFSVEEISTRIIAEAGITRRLK, encoded by the coding sequence ATGAAACGACATGTGTATTTTATCTCCGACGGCACTGGCATCACGGCGGAGTCATTTGGTCAAAGTCTGCTCGCCCAGTTTGATCACGTAGAGTTTGATCGCGAAACCCTGCCTTACATAGACACACCAGAAAAAGCCACCGCCGTGGTTGAACAGATCAATGAGAGCGCGGCGCAGCAAGATATAACCCCTCTTGTTTTCAGCACGATCATCGACGAAAAGATCAGTGAAATTGTCTCCAAGGCCAACGCGCGTCATCAGGACATCTTTGCTACCTTCCTTGGACCGCTGGAAAAAGAGCTACAGATCCATTCTTCCCACGCCATCGGAAAGAAGCGGAAGATTGATGCCAATACCCAGTACTCGAAACGGATGGATGCCGTCCACTTTGCCCTGGATAACGATGACGGCGCCAGAACCCGTCACTATGACAAGGCAGATATCATATTGATCGGGGTTTCCCGTTGCGGTAAAACCCCGACCTGCCTCTACCTGGCCCTGCAATTTGGCATTCGAGCGGCCAACTACCCCATCACAGAAGAGGACATGGAAGACTTCAAATTGCCCTCCGCCCTGTTACCCTTTCGCGACAAGCTGTTCGGTCTGACAATTGAACCCGAGCGACTCATTGCTATCCGCAGCGAACGACGCCCCAATAGCCGCTATTCATCACCGCGCCAATGCCAGCTGGAGGTGGCCGAGGTGGAAAGGCTGCTCAACAAGGAACGTATTTCCTGCATCAACACGACCCACTTCTCGGTCGAAGAGATATCGACCCGCATCATTGCAGAAGCCGGTATTACCCGGCGCCTGAAGTAG
- the rlmKL gene encoding bifunctional 23S rRNA (guanine(2069)-N(7))-methyltransferase RlmK/23S rRNA (guanine(2445)-N(2))-methyltransferase RlmL — MKQVLDLFASCPKGLEAQLMLELESFGAQALKETVAGVSFQGDVEVAYRCCLWSRLANRILLRLARFPVDSGDDLYRGVQSVDWLEHLAPTGSLRIDCKGEAKGINNSHFGALKAKDAIVDRVRDQTGERPTVDRKKPDIRINLLLSKGQGTLSIDLSGHSLHQRGYRKEAGVAPLKENLAAAVLYRAGWPDLSNRGASLVDPMCGSATLLIEAALIATDTAPGLARERFGFHGWQGHVSALWKRLLKEAVDRRTRGIEECKARNILISGFEADVAVLQRAGNNLQRAGVEQLVTLERAELASLKRPSGASEQGLLVTNPPYGERLGDEASLLYLYQYLGRIMREQFVGWQGALLTGNPELGKRMGIRARKQYKYFNGALPTRLLMFDIDSQWFVGGEERSSEGKPAPAAKLNDNAQMVANRLRKNRRQLGKWVRREQLDCYRVYDADMPEFSAAIDIYGDWVCVQEYQAPKSIDPEKATQRLRDLLSAIPEALEIDPAKVVLKERKRQSGSEQYQRRDRQGQQLEVSEYDCRLLVNLTDYLDTGLFLDHRPIRRRIAEEAQGKRFLNLFCYTGAVTVHAARGGAVQSTSVDLSTTYLDWARKNLSLNGFSDNHELVRADCMEWMRNNKATYDLMFIDPPTFSNSKRMEGVFDVQRDHVELLDLAMNSLSADGVLYFSNNFRRFQLDAELEQRYAVEEISPQTLDPDFTRNAKIHRCWKITHR, encoded by the coding sequence ATGAAACAAGTTCTGGACCTATTTGCTTCGTGCCCTAAAGGCTTGGAAGCGCAACTGATGCTGGAACTGGAGTCATTCGGGGCTCAGGCGCTGAAAGAGACGGTAGCCGGTGTCTCTTTTCAAGGCGATGTCGAAGTGGCATACCGCTGCTGTTTATGGTCGCGTCTGGCCAACCGAATTCTACTGCGCCTGGCTCGCTTTCCGGTCGATAGCGGGGATGACCTATACCGGGGAGTCCAGTCGGTTGACTGGTTAGAGCATTTGGCACCCACCGGTTCGCTTCGTATTGACTGTAAAGGGGAAGCCAAAGGCATCAATAACAGCCACTTCGGCGCATTGAAAGCCAAGGATGCAATTGTTGATCGAGTGCGAGATCAAACCGGCGAACGTCCAACCGTCGATCGAAAAAAACCGGACATTAGAATCAATTTGTTGCTCTCAAAGGGGCAGGGAACCCTGTCGATAGACCTGTCAGGGCACAGTTTGCACCAGCGGGGTTACCGTAAAGAGGCCGGAGTTGCTCCCTTAAAGGAGAACCTTGCGGCTGCGGTTTTGTACCGAGCGGGCTGGCCGGATCTGTCAAACCGGGGTGCCAGTTTGGTCGACCCCATGTGCGGTTCTGCGACTCTGTTGATCGAAGCTGCCCTGATCGCTACCGATACGGCACCGGGGCTGGCCCGCGAACGCTTTGGTTTTCATGGCTGGCAGGGTCATGTGTCGGCGCTGTGGAAACGTTTATTGAAAGAGGCTGTAGATCGTCGAACCAGGGGTATAGAGGAATGTAAGGCTCGAAATATCCTGATTTCAGGATTTGAGGCCGATGTCGCTGTTTTACAGCGAGCGGGTAACAATTTGCAGCGTGCTGGCGTTGAACAGCTAGTGACATTAGAGCGTGCCGAGCTGGCGAGTCTGAAACGTCCCTCTGGGGCTAGTGAGCAGGGCTTGCTGGTGACCAATCCTCCTTACGGGGAGCGCCTTGGGGATGAGGCCAGCCTGTTATACCTGTACCAGTATTTAGGTCGCATCATGCGCGAGCAGTTTGTTGGATGGCAGGGCGCGCTGCTTACCGGTAATCCTGAGCTGGGCAAGCGGATGGGCATACGAGCGAGAAAGCAGTACAAGTATTTCAATGGCGCGTTGCCGACTCGCTTATTGATGTTTGATATCGATAGTCAATGGTTTGTGGGGGGGGAGGAAAGATCCTCTGAGGGCAAACCTGCGCCAGCGGCGAAGCTTAATGATAATGCTCAAATGGTGGCCAATCGTTTACGCAAGAATCGTCGTCAACTCGGTAAGTGGGTGCGCCGTGAACAACTGGATTGTTATCGTGTGTACGATGCGGATATGCCCGAGTTCTCCGCCGCCATCGACATCTATGGTGATTGGGTTTGTGTGCAGGAGTACCAGGCGCCGAAATCGATTGACCCTGAAAAAGCTACCCAGCGCTTACGTGATTTGCTCTCGGCCATTCCCGAGGCGCTGGAAATTGATCCGGCCAAAGTGGTGCTGAAAGAGCGCAAGCGGCAAAGTGGTAGCGAGCAATACCAGCGCCGTGATCGTCAGGGTCAGCAACTGGAAGTGAGCGAATACGATTGCCGGCTGCTGGTTAATCTCACCGATTATCTGGATACCGGCCTATTCCTTGATCACCGGCCTATCCGCCGGCGCATTGCCGAGGAAGCGCAGGGGAAACGGTTTCTGAATCTGTTTTGTTACACCGGTGCGGTAACCGTGCATGCCGCTCGCGGCGGAGCGGTGCAATCAACCAGTGTTGATCTGTCGACTACTTACCTGGATTGGGCACGAAAAAACCTTTCACTCAATGGCTTCAGCGATAATCATGAGCTGGTTCGGGCTGATTGCATGGAATGGATGCGAAACAACAAAGCCACCTACGACCTGATGTTTATCGACCCGCCCACATTTTCCAACTCCAAGCGGATGGAAGGCGTGTTTGATGTGCAGCGTGACCATGTCGAGTTGCTGGACCTGGCCATGAATTCCCTGTCTGCCGATGGGGTGCTCTACTTTTCCAATAACTTTCGCCGCTTCCAGCTCGATGCCGAGCTAGAGCAGCGTTATGCAGTGGAAGAGATCAGTCCGCAAACTCTGGATCCGGATTTTACCCGGAATGCAAAAATTCATCGCTGCTGGAAAATAACTCACCGCTAG
- the rmf gene encoding ribosome modulation factor, translating to MKRQKRDKTERAFVKGYNTGVTGKSRDQCPHDALEMRQAWLTGWREGRSDNWDGLTGVSGVHRVADLH from the coding sequence ATGAAAAGACAGAAAAGAGATAAAACGGAACGTGCATTTGTAAAAGGATACAACACCGGTGTGACCGGAAAATCCAGAGACCAGTGTCCTCATGACGCGCTGGAAATGCGACAAGCCTGGTTAACGGGTTGGCGGGAAGGCCGCTCTGATAACTGGGATGGCTTAACCGGCGTCTCTGGCGTACACCGGGTAGCGGATTTGCACTAA
- a CDS encoding quinone-dependent dihydroorotate dehydrogenase: MYSIARRLLFSFDPEVAHELGLDVMGAANRLGLSGLLGGKVSPRPCKVMGIDFQNPVGLAAGLDKNGDCIDGLGALGFGFLELGTVTPRPQPGNPKPRMFRLPEKQGIINRMGFNNKGVDHLVANVQRARYQGVIGINIGKNFDTPVEEASNDYLTCFDKVYPHADYIAANISSPNTPGLRSLQHGDVFRELLERLKEAQHRQHQATGRYVPIAIKIAPDMEEEELRALANVLLEQEMDGVIATNTTLDRTLVEGLEHADEAGGLSGDPVRERSTETIRLLASELSGKLPIIGVGGISDAVSAAEKIAAGASLVQIYSGFIYRGPDLIAEASEAVAAELG; the protein is encoded by the coding sequence ATGTACTCTATTGCTCGTCGACTTCTTTTCTCTTTTGATCCCGAAGTAGCTCATGAATTGGGGCTGGATGTTATGGGTGCGGCAAACCGACTTGGCCTGAGCGGTTTGCTAGGCGGTAAAGTATCGCCCCGGCCGTGCAAGGTGATGGGAATAGATTTTCAGAATCCCGTTGGCCTGGCCGCCGGGCTCGATAAAAATGGTGACTGCATTGACGGTCTTGGTGCGCTGGGTTTTGGTTTTCTGGAGTTGGGAACCGTAACGCCCAGGCCTCAGCCCGGTAACCCGAAGCCTCGTATGTTCCGCTTGCCGGAGAAGCAGGGCATCATTAACCGTATGGGTTTTAATAACAAAGGTGTCGATCATCTGGTGGCTAATGTCCAGCGAGCCCGTTATCAGGGGGTTATCGGTATCAATATCGGGAAGAACTTTGATACTCCGGTGGAAGAAGCCAGTAACGATTATCTCACCTGTTTTGACAAGGTCTACCCGCATGCCGATTACATTGCGGCTAATATCTCCTCGCCTAATACCCCAGGCCTGAGAAGCTTGCAGCATGGTGACGTTTTTCGTGAGCTTCTTGAGCGGCTTAAAGAGGCTCAGCACAGACAGCACCAGGCGACAGGGCGTTATGTGCCGATAGCGATCAAGATTGCCCCTGATATGGAAGAGGAAGAGTTGCGCGCTTTGGCTAATGTGCTTCTTGAACAGGAGATGGATGGTGTTATTGCTACCAATACCACCCTTGATCGCACACTGGTTGAAGGGCTTGAGCATGCCGATGAAGCCGGAGGGCTAAGTGGTGATCCCGTCAGGGAACGCTCGACTGAAACCATCCGTTTATTGGCGTCTGAACTCTCTGGCAAATTACCTATTATCGGGGTCGGGGGGATCAGTGATGCGGTTTCTGCTGCCGAGAAGATTGCCGCGGGTGCCAGTCTGGTGCAAATATATTCGGGCTTTATCTATCGAGGTCCGGACCTGATCGCGGAAGCATCAGAGGCTGTAGCGGCAGAGCTGGGTTAA
- a CDS encoding DUF2835 domain-containing protein, whose product MQSIRVDISISAQQYLAHYSGSVRNVQARSQDGRLIRFPSEILRPFVTRNGIEGCFCIEFDDEGRFQRISRV is encoded by the coding sequence ATGCAAAGTATTAGGGTAGATATTTCGATTTCGGCGCAGCAATACCTGGCTCATTATTCCGGCTCGGTTCGCAATGTGCAGGCCCGTTCCCAGGATGGTCGATTGATCCGCTTTCCCAGTGAGATCCTGCGACCGTTTGTGACGCGTAACGGTATTGAAGGTTGCTTCTGTATCGAGTTTGACGATGAAGGTCGGTTTCAACGGATATCTCGTGTCTAG